A genomic stretch from Tamandua tetradactyla isolate mTamTet1 chromosome 15, mTamTet1.pri, whole genome shotgun sequence includes:
- the TMEM115 gene encoding transmembrane protein 115: MQRALPGARQHLGAILASASVVVKALCAAVLFLYLLSFAVDTGCLAVTPGYLFPPNFWVWTLATHGLMEQHVWDVAISLATVVVAGRLLEPLWGALELLIFFSVVNVSVGLLGAFAYLLTYMASFNLDYLFTVRIHGTLGFLGGVLVALKQTMGDCVVLRVPQVRVSVVPMLLLTLLLLLRLVTLLQNPALASYGFGLLSSWVYLRFYQRHSRGRGDMADHFAFATFFPEILQPVVGLLANLVHGLLVKIKICQKTVKRYDVGAPSSITISLPGTDPQDAERRRQLALKALNERLKRVEDQSVWPSMDDDEEEAGVKVDRPLPSDKAATPPGKGAMPESSLITFEAVAPRL; encoded by the exons ATGCAGCGCGCCCTACCGGGCGCCCGCCAGCACTTGGGGGCCATCCTGGCCAGCGCCAGCGTGGTGGTGAAGGCCCTGTGCGCGGCGGTGCTGTTTCTGTACCTGCTCTCCTTCGCCGTGGACACAGGCTGCCTGGCAGTCACCCCAGGCTACCTCTTTCCGCCCAACTTCTGGGTCTGGACCCTGGCCACCCATGGGCTGATGGAGCAGCACGTGTGGGACGTGGCCATAAGCCTGGCCACAGTGGTGGTGGCCGGGCGTTTGCTGGAGCCCCTCTGGGGGGCCTTGGAATTGCTCATCTTCTTCTCAGTGGTCAATGTGTCTGTGGGGCTGCTAGGGGCGTTTGCATACCTCCTCACCTACATGGCTTCCTTCAACTTGGACTACCTGTTCACCGTCCGCATCCACGGCACCCTGGGCTTCCTAGGTGGTGTCCTCGTGGCACTCAAGCAAACTATGGGGGACTGTGTGGTGCTGCGAGTACCCCAGGTGCGTGTCAGCGTAGTGCCCATGCTGCTGCTGacgctgctgctgttgctgcggCTGGTCACACTGCTCCAGAACCCTGCTCTGGCCTCCTATGGCTTTGGGCTGCTTTCCAGTTGGGTTTATCTTCGCTTCTACCAGCGCCACAGCCGGGGCCGAGGGGACATGGCTGACCACTTTGCTTTCGCCACTTTCTTCCCTGAGATCCTGCAGCCTGTGGTGGGGCTTTTGGCAAACCTAGTACACGGCCTCTTGGTGAAGATAAAGATATGCCAGAAGACAGTGAAGCGCTATGATGTGGGTGCCCCGTCCTCTATTACCATCAGCCTCCCAGGCACAGACCCTCAGGATGCTGAGCGGAGAAG GCAATTGGCCCTAAAAGCCCTCAATGAGCGACTGAAGAGAGTGGAGGACCAGTCAGTCTGGCCCAGTATGGACGATGATGAAGAGGAGGCTGGTGTCAAGGTGGACAGGCCCCTACCCTCAGACAAGGCCGCTACGCCCCCAGGGAAGGGGGCCATGCCAGAATCCAGCCTAATCACCTTTGAGGCAGTTGCCCCGAGGCTGTAA
- the CYB561D2 gene encoding transmembrane reductase CYB561D2 isoform X2: protein MSLAFSFLMTEALLVFSPESSLLRSLSRKGRARCHWVLQLFALLCALLGLSLVVLHKEQLGKAHLATWHGRAGLMAVLWAGLQCSGGVGLLYPKLLPRWPLAKLKLYHATSGLVGYLLGNASLLLGMCSLWFTATVTGGAWYLAVLCPVLTSLVIMNQVSNAYLYRKRIQP from the exons ATGTCTCTGGCT TTCTCCTTCCTGATGACCGAGGCACTGCTGGTGTTTTCTCCTGAGAGCTCGCTGCTTCGTTCCCTTTCACGGAAGGGCCGAGCACGCTGCCACTGGGTGTTGCAGTTGTTCGCTCTGCTGTGTGCACTCCTGGGCCTCAGCCTTGTAGTCCTCCATAAGGAGCAGCTCGGCAAAGCCCACCTGGCCACGTGGCATGGTCGGGCAGGGCTGATGGCTGTGCTGTGGGCAGGGCTGCAGTGCTCTGGTGGGGTAGGGCTGCTCTACCCCAAACTGCTGCCCCGCTGGCCCCTGGCCAAACTCAAGCTGTACCATGCCACTTCAGGGCTGGTGGGCTACCTGCTGGGTAATGCCAGCCTCCTGCTGGGCATGTGCTCACTGTGGTTTACTGCCACAGTCACTGGTGGGGCCTGGTACCTGGCTGTGCTATGCCCTGTCCTCACCAGCCTGGTCATCATGAACCAGGTGAGCAATGCCTACTTATACCGCAAGAGGATTCAGCCATGA
- the CYB561D2 gene encoding transmembrane reductase CYB561D2 isoform X1, with protein sequence MALTVETESHIYRVLRTASGAAAHLVALGFTIFVAVLARPGSSLFSWHPLLMSLAFSFLMTEALLVFSPESSLLRSLSRKGRARCHWVLQLFALLCALLGLSLVVLHKEQLGKAHLATWHGRAGLMAVLWAGLQCSGGVGLLYPKLLPRWPLAKLKLYHATSGLVGYLLGNASLLLGMCSLWFTATVTGGAWYLAVLCPVLTSLVIMNQVSNAYLYRKRIQP encoded by the exons ATGGCCCTGACTGTAGAGACCGAGTCGCACATCTACCGAGTTCTACGTACTGCTTCTGGGGCTGCCGCCCACCTTGTGGCCCTGGGCTTCACCATCTTTGTGGCTGTGCTTGCCAGGCCTGGCTCCA GCCTGTTCTCCTGGCACCCCCTGCTTATGTCTCTGGCT TTCTCCTTCCTGATGACCGAGGCACTGCTGGTGTTTTCTCCTGAGAGCTCGCTGCTTCGTTCCCTTTCACGGAAGGGCCGAGCACGCTGCCACTGGGTGTTGCAGTTGTTCGCTCTGCTGTGTGCACTCCTGGGCCTCAGCCTTGTAGTCCTCCATAAGGAGCAGCTCGGCAAAGCCCACCTGGCCACGTGGCATGGTCGGGCAGGGCTGATGGCTGTGCTGTGGGCAGGGCTGCAGTGCTCTGGTGGGGTAGGGCTGCTCTACCCCAAACTGCTGCCCCGCTGGCCCCTGGCCAAACTCAAGCTGTACCATGCCACTTCAGGGCTGGTGGGCTACCTGCTGGGTAATGCCAGCCTCCTGCTGGGCATGTGCTCACTGTGGTTTACTGCCACAGTCACTGGTGGGGCCTGGTACCTGGCTGTGCTATGCCCTGTCCTCACCAGCCTGGTCATCATGAACCAGGTGAGCAATGCCTACTTATACCGCAAGAGGATTCAGCCATGA
- the NPRL2 gene encoding GATOR1 complex protein NPRL2 isoform X1 — translation MHARHWSVAEPLHFRVRCTLNQDFLGLAFPQQQRGVGVRRRCWSAGVADVSQRTLSPGSCLTQSRCTSLPNQSYRTSSSLSMDKKLIGCPVCIEHKKYSRNALLFNLGFVCDAQAKTCALEPIVKKLAGYLTTLELESSFVSTEESKQKLVPIMTILLEELNASGRCTLPIDESNTIHLKVIEQRPDPPVVQEYDVPVFTKDKEDFFNSQWDLTTQQILPYIDGFRHVQKISAEADVELNLVRIAIQNLLYYGVVTLVSILQYSNVYCPTPKVQDLVDDKSLQEACLAYVTKQGHKRASLRDVFQLYCSLSPGTTVRDLIGRHPQQLQHIDERKLIQFGLMKNLIRRLQKYPVRVSREEQSHPARLYTGCHSYDEICCKTGMSYHELDERLENDPNIIICWK, via the exons ATGCACGCTCGCCACTGGTCAGTCGCGGAGCCACTACACTTCCGGGTGCGATGTACACTCAACCAGGACTTCCTGGGACTAGCCTTCCCTCAGCAACAACGCGGAGTCGGAGTGCGCAGGCGCTGTTGGTCAGCCGGCGTCGCAGATGT GTCCCAGAGGACTTTATCTCCAGGGAGCTGTTTGACACAGTCCAGGTGTACATCATTACCAAACCAGAGCTACAGAACAAGCTCATCACTGT CCATGGACAAGAAGCTGATTGGCTGCCCTGTGTGCATTGAGCATAAGAAGTACAGCCGCAATGCCCTGCTTTTCAACCTGGGCTTTGTGTGTGACGCCCAAGCCAAGACCTGTGCCCTTGAGCCCATTGTCAAGAAACTGGCTGGCTACCTGACCACACTGGAG CTAGAGAGCAGCTTCGTGTCTACAGAGGAGAGCAAGCAGAAGCTGGTGCCTATCATGACCATCTTGTTGGAGGAGCTAAATGCCTCAGGCCGATGCACTCTTCCTATTG ATGAGTCCAACACCATCCACTTGAAGGTGATTGAACAGCGACCAGACCCTCCTGTGGTTCAAGAGTACGATGTGCCTGTCTTTACCAAAGACAAGGAGGATTTCTTCAACTCACAGTGGGACCTCACAACACAACAG ATCCTACCCTATATTGATGGTTTCCGCCACGTCCAGAAGATCTCAGCTGAGGCAGATGTGGAGCTCAACCTAGTGCGCATTGCCATCCAGAACCTGCT GTACTATGGTGTTGTGACACTCGTGTCCATCCTCCAG TACTCCAACGTGTACTGTCCGACACCCAAGGTCCAGGACCTGGTGGATGACAAGTCTCTGCAGGAGGCATGTCTAGCCTACGTAACCAAACAAG GGCATAAGAGGGCCAGTCTCCGGGATGTGTTCCAGCTCTATTGCAGCCTGAGCCCTGGCACTACTGTGCGAGACCTCATTGGTCGCCACCCACAGCAACTTCAGCACATTGATGAACG GAAGCTGATCCAGTTTGGGCTTATGAAGAACCTGATCCGGCGGCTACAGAAGTACCCTGTACGAGTATCTCGAGAGGAGCAGAGCCACCCTGCCCGGCTGTACACAGGCTGCCATAGCTATGATGAGATCTGCTGCAAGACAG GCATGAGCTACCATGAGCTGGATGAGCGACTAGAAAATGACCCCAACATCATCATCTGCTGGAAGTGA
- the NPRL2 gene encoding GATOR1 complex protein NPRL2 isoform X2, producing MYTQPGLPGTSLPSATTRSRSAQALLVSRRRRCVPEDFISRELFDTVQVYIITKPELQNKLITVTAMDKKLIGCPVCIEHKKYSRNALLFNLGFVCDAQAKTCALEPIVKKLAGYLTTLELESSFVSTEESKQKLVPIMTILLEELNASGRCTLPIDESNTIHLKVIEQRPDPPVVQEYDVPVFTKDKEDFFNSQWDLTTQQILPYIDGFRHVQKISAEADVELNLVRIAIQNLLYYGVVTLVSILQYSNVYCPTPKVQDLVDDKSLQEACLAYVTKQGHKRASLRDVFQLYCSLSPGTTVRDLIGRHPQQLQHIDERKLIQFGLMKNLIRRLQKYPVRVSREEQSHPARLYTGCHSYDEICCKTGMSYHELDERLENDPNIIICWK from the exons ATGTACACTCAACCAGGACTTCCTGGGACTAGCCTTCCCTCAGCAACAACGCGGAGTCGGAGTGCGCAGGCGCTGTTGGTCAGCCGGCGTCGCAGATGT GTCCCAGAGGACTTTATCTCCAGGGAGCTGTTTGACACAGTCCAGGTGTACATCATTACCAAACCAGAGCTACAGAACAAGCTCATCACTGT CACAGCCATGGACAAGAAGCTGATTGGCTGCCCTGTGTGCATTGAGCATAAGAAGTACAGCCGCAATGCCCTGCTTTTCAACCTGGGCTTTGTGTGTGACGCCCAAGCCAAGACCTGTGCCCTTGAGCCCATTGTCAAGAAACTGGCTGGCTACCTGACCACACTGGAG CTAGAGAGCAGCTTCGTGTCTACAGAGGAGAGCAAGCAGAAGCTGGTGCCTATCATGACCATCTTGTTGGAGGAGCTAAATGCCTCAGGCCGATGCACTCTTCCTATTG ATGAGTCCAACACCATCCACTTGAAGGTGATTGAACAGCGACCAGACCCTCCTGTGGTTCAAGAGTACGATGTGCCTGTCTTTACCAAAGACAAGGAGGATTTCTTCAACTCACAGTGGGACCTCACAACACAACAG ATCCTACCCTATATTGATGGTTTCCGCCACGTCCAGAAGATCTCAGCTGAGGCAGATGTGGAGCTCAACCTAGTGCGCATTGCCATCCAGAACCTGCT GTACTATGGTGTTGTGACACTCGTGTCCATCCTCCAG TACTCCAACGTGTACTGTCCGACACCCAAGGTCCAGGACCTGGTGGATGACAAGTCTCTGCAGGAGGCATGTCTAGCCTACGTAACCAAACAAG GGCATAAGAGGGCCAGTCTCCGGGATGTGTTCCAGCTCTATTGCAGCCTGAGCCCTGGCACTACTGTGCGAGACCTCATTGGTCGCCACCCACAGCAACTTCAGCACATTGATGAACG GAAGCTGATCCAGTTTGGGCTTATGAAGAACCTGATCCGGCGGCTACAGAAGTACCCTGTACGAGTATCTCGAGAGGAGCAGAGCCACCCTGCCCGGCTGTACACAGGCTGCCATAGCTATGATGAGATCTGCTGCAAGACAG GCATGAGCTACCATGAGCTGGATGAGCGACTAGAAAATGACCCCAACATCATCATCTGCTGGAAGTGA
- the NPRL2 gene encoding GATOR1 complex protein NPRL2 isoform X3 has translation MGSSCRIECIFFSEFHPTLGPKITFQVPEDFISRELFDTVQVYIITKPELQNKLITVTAMDKKLIGCPVCIEHKKYSRNALLFNLGFVCDAQAKTCALEPIVKKLAGYLTTLELESSFVSTEESKQKLVPIMTILLEELNASGRCTLPIDESNTIHLKVIEQRPDPPVVQEYDVPVFTKDKEDFFNSQWDLTTQQILPYIDGFRHVQKISAEADVELNLVRIAIQNLLYYGVVTLVSILQYSNVYCPTPKVQDLVDDKSLQEACLAYVTKQGHKRASLRDVFQLYCSLSPGTTVRDLIGRHPQQLQHIDERKLIQFGLMKNLIRRLQKYPVRVSREEQSHPARLYTGCHSYDEICCKTGMSYHELDERLENDPNIIICWK, from the exons ATGGGTAGCAGCTGCCGCATCGAATGCATATTTTTCAGCGAGTTCCACCCCACGCTGGGGCCCAAGATCACCTTTCAG GTCCCAGAGGACTTTATCTCCAGGGAGCTGTTTGACACAGTCCAGGTGTACATCATTACCAAACCAGAGCTACAGAACAAGCTCATCACTGT CACAGCCATGGACAAGAAGCTGATTGGCTGCCCTGTGTGCATTGAGCATAAGAAGTACAGCCGCAATGCCCTGCTTTTCAACCTGGGCTTTGTGTGTGACGCCCAAGCCAAGACCTGTGCCCTTGAGCCCATTGTCAAGAAACTGGCTGGCTACCTGACCACACTGGAG CTAGAGAGCAGCTTCGTGTCTACAGAGGAGAGCAAGCAGAAGCTGGTGCCTATCATGACCATCTTGTTGGAGGAGCTAAATGCCTCAGGCCGATGCACTCTTCCTATTG ATGAGTCCAACACCATCCACTTGAAGGTGATTGAACAGCGACCAGACCCTCCTGTGGTTCAAGAGTACGATGTGCCTGTCTTTACCAAAGACAAGGAGGATTTCTTCAACTCACAGTGGGACCTCACAACACAACAG ATCCTACCCTATATTGATGGTTTCCGCCACGTCCAGAAGATCTCAGCTGAGGCAGATGTGGAGCTCAACCTAGTGCGCATTGCCATCCAGAACCTGCT GTACTATGGTGTTGTGACACTCGTGTCCATCCTCCAG TACTCCAACGTGTACTGTCCGACACCCAAGGTCCAGGACCTGGTGGATGACAAGTCTCTGCAGGAGGCATGTCTAGCCTACGTAACCAAACAAG GGCATAAGAGGGCCAGTCTCCGGGATGTGTTCCAGCTCTATTGCAGCCTGAGCCCTGGCACTACTGTGCGAGACCTCATTGGTCGCCACCCACAGCAACTTCAGCACATTGATGAACG GAAGCTGATCCAGTTTGGGCTTATGAAGAACCTGATCCGGCGGCTACAGAAGTACCCTGTACGAGTATCTCGAGAGGAGCAGAGCCACCCTGCCCGGCTGTACACAGGCTGCCATAGCTATGATGAGATCTGCTGCAAGACAG GCATGAGCTACCATGAGCTGGATGAGCGACTAGAAAATGACCCCAACATCATCATCTGCTGGAAGTGA
- the ZMYND10 gene encoding zinc finger MYND domain-containing protein 10 isoform X2 codes for MGDLELLLPGEAEVLVRSLRSFPVREMGSERWNQQHENLEKLNIQAILDATASQGEPIQELLVTHGKIPTLVEELIAVEMWKQKVFPVLCKLEDFKPQNTFPIYMVVHHEASIINLLETVFFHKEVCESAEDTVLDLVDYCHRKLTLLVARSGHGSPPEEEGSQDNTPMQELQKQAELMEFEIALKALSVLRYITDCMDSLSLSTLNRILSTHNLPCLLVELLQHSPWSRREAGKLQRFEGGCWQTVAPSEQQKLSKLDGQLQAFLTDTLLDQLPNLADLQHFLTHLALAEPEAPKKDLVLEQIPEIWEQLERENRGKWQAIAKHQLRHMFSASEQDLRLQARRWAETYRLDVLEAVAPERPRCAYCSAEASKRCSRCQNEWYCCRECQVKHWEKHGKACVLAAQGDRVK; via the exons ATGGGTGACCTGGAGCTGCTGCTACCCGGCGAGGCTGAGGTGCTGGTGCGGAGTCTGCGCAGCTTCCCGGTGCGCGAGATGGGCTCCGAAAG GTGGAACCAGCAGCATGAGAACCTGGAGAAGCTGAACATACAGGCCATCCTGGATGCCACAGCCAGCCAGGGTGAGCCCATCCAAGAGCTGCTGGTCACTCATGGGAAG ATCCCGACACTGGTGGAGGAGCTGATTGCAGTAGAGATGTGGAAGCAGAAGGTGTTCCCTGTGCTGTGCAAGTTGGAGGACTTCAAGCCTCAGAATACCTTCCCTATATACATGGTG GTGCACCATGAGGCCTCCATCATCAACCTCCTGGAGACAGTTTTTTTCCATAAG GAAGTGTGTGAGTCAGCAGAGGACACCGTCTTGGACCTGGTGGACTACTGCCACCGCAAACTGACTCTGCTGGTGGCCCGGAGTGGCCATGGCAGTCCCCCTGAGGAAGAGGGATCCCAGGACAACACCCCCATGCAG GAGCTACAGAAGCAGGCAGAGCTGATGGAATTTGAGATTGCACTGAAGGCCCTCTCAGTGTTGCGTTACATCACAGACTGCATGGACAG CCTGTCCCTGAGCACCTTGAACCGAATACTCAGCACCCACAACCTGCCCTGCCTCCTGGTGGAACTGCTGCAGCACAGTCCTTGGAGCCGGCGTGAAGCTG GCAAACTGCAGCGATTCGAGGGTGGATGTTGGCAGACAGTGGCCCCCTCAGAACAGCAAAAACTGAGCAAGCTGGATGGGCAG CTTCAGGCCTTCCTCACTGACACACTGCTTGACCAGCTGCCCAACCTGGCAGATCTGCAGCATTTTCTGACCCACCTGGCCCTGGCTGAACCCGAGGCCCCCAAGAAGGACCTGGTGTTGGAACAG ATCCCAGAAATTTGGGAGCAGCTGGAGCGAGAGAACAGAGGCAAGTGGCAAGCCATTGCCAAGCACCAGTTGCGACATATGTTCAGTGCCTCAGAGCAGGACCTGCGGCTACAGGCACGGAG GTGGGCTGAGACCTACCGACTGGATGTGCTGGAAGCAGTGGCCCCAGAGCGGCCCCGCTGTGCCTACTGCAGCGCAGAGGCCTCTAAGCGTTGCTCCAGATGCCAGAACGAATGGTATTGCTGCAG GGAATGTCAAGTCAAACACTGGGAGAAGCATGGAAAGGCCTGTGTCCTGGCAGCCCAGGGTGATAGAGTCAAATGA
- the ZMYND10 gene encoding zinc finger MYND domain-containing protein 10 isoform X1 — translation MGDLELLLPGEAEVLVRSLRSFPVREMGSERWNQQHENLEKLNIQAILDATASQGEPIQELLVTHGKIPTLVEELIAVEMWKQKVFPVLCKLEDFKPQNTFPIYMVVHHEASIINLLETVFFHKEVCESAEDTVLDLVDYCHRKLTLLVARSGHGSPPEEEGSQDNTPMQELQKQAELMEFEIALKALSVLRYITDCMDSLSLSTLNRILSTHNLPCLLVELLQHSPWSRREAGKLQRFEGGCWQTVAPSEQQKLSKLDGQVWIALYNLLLNPEARARYCLTGFAKGQLLKLQAFLTDTLLDQLPNLADLQHFLTHLALAEPEAPKKDLVLEQIPEIWEQLERENRGKWQAIAKHQLRHMFSASEQDLRLQARRWAETYRLDVLEAVAPERPRCAYCSAEASKRCSRCQNEWYCCRECQVKHWEKHGKACVLAAQGDRVK, via the exons ATGGGTGACCTGGAGCTGCTGCTACCCGGCGAGGCTGAGGTGCTGGTGCGGAGTCTGCGCAGCTTCCCGGTGCGCGAGATGGGCTCCGAAAG GTGGAACCAGCAGCATGAGAACCTGGAGAAGCTGAACATACAGGCCATCCTGGATGCCACAGCCAGCCAGGGTGAGCCCATCCAAGAGCTGCTGGTCACTCATGGGAAG ATCCCGACACTGGTGGAGGAGCTGATTGCAGTAGAGATGTGGAAGCAGAAGGTGTTCCCTGTGCTGTGCAAGTTGGAGGACTTCAAGCCTCAGAATACCTTCCCTATATACATGGTG GTGCACCATGAGGCCTCCATCATCAACCTCCTGGAGACAGTTTTTTTCCATAAG GAAGTGTGTGAGTCAGCAGAGGACACCGTCTTGGACCTGGTGGACTACTGCCACCGCAAACTGACTCTGCTGGTGGCCCGGAGTGGCCATGGCAGTCCCCCTGAGGAAGAGGGATCCCAGGACAACACCCCCATGCAG GAGCTACAGAAGCAGGCAGAGCTGATGGAATTTGAGATTGCACTGAAGGCCCTCTCAGTGTTGCGTTACATCACAGACTGCATGGACAG CCTGTCCCTGAGCACCTTGAACCGAATACTCAGCACCCACAACCTGCCCTGCCTCCTGGTGGAACTGCTGCAGCACAGTCCTTGGAGCCGGCGTGAAGCTG GCAAACTGCAGCGATTCGAGGGTGGATGTTGGCAGACAGTGGCCCCCTCAGAACAGCAAAAACTGAGCAAGCTGGATGGGCAGGTGTGGATTGCCCTGTACAACCTGCTGCTAAACCCTGAGGCCCGGGCCCGCTACTGCCTCACAGGCTTTGCCAAGGGTCAGCTGCTCAAG CTTCAGGCCTTCCTCACTGACACACTGCTTGACCAGCTGCCCAACCTGGCAGATCTGCAGCATTTTCTGACCCACCTGGCCCTGGCTGAACCCGAGGCCCCCAAGAAGGACCTGGTGTTGGAACAG ATCCCAGAAATTTGGGAGCAGCTGGAGCGAGAGAACAGAGGCAAGTGGCAAGCCATTGCCAAGCACCAGTTGCGACATATGTTCAGTGCCTCAGAGCAGGACCTGCGGCTACAGGCACGGAG GTGGGCTGAGACCTACCGACTGGATGTGCTGGAAGCAGTGGCCCCAGAGCGGCCCCGCTGTGCCTACTGCAGCGCAGAGGCCTCTAAGCGTTGCTCCAGATGCCAGAACGAATGGTATTGCTGCAG GGAATGTCAAGTCAAACACTGGGAGAAGCATGGAAAGGCCTGTGTCCTGGCAGCCCAGGGTGATAGAGTCAAATGA